In Rattus norvegicus strain BN/NHsdMcwi chromosome 1, GRCr8, whole genome shotgun sequence, a genomic segment contains:
- the Tacc2 gene encoding transforming acidic coiled-coil-containing protein 2 isoform X22, with protein sequence MGGSQSLQPAPASDLNLEVSEAMSSDSEEAFETPESTTPVKAPPAPPPPPPEVTPEPEVIEPPAPEEPGCISEPVVVPDGPRSESVEGSPFRPSHSSSAVFDEDKPIASSGTYNLDFDSIELVDNFQSLEPCSADYKGQECKVSTRRKSTESVPPSKTTLSRSLSLQASDFDGASCPGSPEAGTLATDACGTGSNSASSTLKRTKKTRPPSLKKKQATKKPTETPPVKETQQEPGEESPVPSEEHLAPETKTESATPEGTGCTLSEETSLESAAVPTATCPLTLESVEDVSPLVSGGGRVQNSPPVGRKSVPLTTASEAVEVTLPDGGGQEDLPAKGLSVRLEFDYSEDKGSWESQQENAPPTKKIGKKPVAKMPLRRPKLKKTPEKLDNTPASPPRSPAEPSDIPIAKGTYTFDIDKWDDPNFNPFSSTSKMQESPTLSQQSYNFDPDACEESLDPFKASSKTPSSPSKSPASFEIPASTIEADGDGLNKPAKKKKTPLKTMVEDVMSVCSLFDTFRVKKSPKRSPLSDPPSQDPTPAATPEAPPVSTVVHATDEEKLAVTSQKWTCMTVDLDADKQDFPQPSDLSNFVNETKFNSPSEGKQLSGQPDPHLALENTDPRGQRPRKDSCQPELDYRNSYEIEYMEKLGSSLPQDDDTPKKQALYLMFDTPQESPVKSPPVRMSDSPTPCSGSSFEDTEALVNATAKLQHPVPRGLASNQEPLLQLPEKSSQKELEAMALGTPAEAIEITAPEGAFASADALLSRLAHPASLCGALGYLEPDLAEKNPPVFAQKLQEELEFAVMRIEALKLARQIALASRSRQDTKREATHPPDVSISKTTLYSRIGPTEVEKPPGLLFQQPDLDSALQVARAEVIAKEREVSEWRDKYEESRREVVEMRKIVAEYEKTIAQMIEDEQREKSISHQTVQQLVLEKEQALADLNSVEKSLADLFRRYEKMKEVLEGFRKNEEVLKKCAQEYLSRVKKEEQRYQALKVHAEEKLDRANAEIAQVRGKAQQEQAAYQASLRKEQLRVDALERTLEQKNKEIEELTKICDELIAKMGKS encoded by the exons GAGTTCCGACTCTGAGGAAGCCTTTGAGACCCCCGAGTCAACAACCCCTGTCAAAGCTCCACcagctcctccccctccaccccctgaAGTCACCCCGGAGCCTGAGGTCATCGAACCACCAGCCCCAGAAGAACCAG GATGCATTTCTGAGCCGGTCGTGGTTCCCGATGGCCCTCGCAGCGAGTCCGTGGAAGGAAGCCCTTTCCGTCCTTCGCACTCCTCCTCGGCGGTGTTCGATGAAGACAAGCCGATAGCCAGCAGCGGGACATACAACTTAGACTTTGACAGCATCGAGCTGGTGGATAACTTTCAGAGTTTGGAGCCATGCTCTGCCGACTATAAGGGTCAGGAGTGTAAGGTGAGCACGCGGAGGAAATCCACCGAGTCCGTGCCACCCTCCAAGACCACGCTGTCCCGCTCGCTCAGCCTGCAAGCCAGCGACTTCGACGGTGCTTCGTGCCCCGGCAGCCCGGAAGCTGGGACCCTTGCCACAGATGCGTGTGGCACAGGATCCAACAGTGCTTCTAGCACCCTTAAGCGAACTAAAAAAACACGGCCACcttccttaaaaaagaaacaagctacCAAGAAACCCACAGAAACCCCCCCAGTGAAGGAGACCCAACAGGAGCCAGGTGAAGAGAGTCCGGTGCCCAGTGAGGAACACTTAGcaccagagacaaagacagaatcgGCCACACCTGAGGGCACTGGTTGCACCTTGTCAGAAGAGACATCTCTGGAGTCTGCTGCTGTGCCCACAGCTACCTGTCCTCTGACTTTGGAGAGTGTGGAAGACGTTAGCCCTCTGGTTTCTGGAGGTGGCAGAGTGCAGAACTCACCCCCTGTGGGGAGGAAATCAGTGCCTCTTACCACAGCCTCTGAGGCAGTGGAGGTGACGCTGCCGGACGGTGGGGGGCAAGAGGACTTGCCTGCCAAAGGGCTGTCAGTGAGGCTGGAGTTTGACTACTCTGAGGACAAGGGAAGTTGGGAGAGTCAGCAGGAGAACGCCCCTCCCACCAAAAAGATAGGCAAGAAGCCAGTTGCCAAAATGCCCCTAAGGAGGCCAAAGCTGAAAAAGACCCCAGAGAAACTGGACaacactcctgcctcacctccaaGGTCCCCTGCTGAACCCAGTGACATCCCTATTGCTAAAGGTACCTACACCTTTGATATAGACAAGTGGGATGACCCCAATTTTAACCCTTTTTCCTCCACCTCGAAAATGCAAGAGTCTCCCACACTGTCCCAACAATCGTACAACTTTGACCCCGACGCCTGTGAAGAGTCCCTTGACCCCTTTAAGGCATCCTCTAAGACCCCCAGTTCACCttctaaatccccagcctctttCGAGATCCCAGCCAGCACCATCGAAGCGGACGGGGATGGGTTGAATAAACCCGCCAAGAAGAAGAAGACTCCATTGAAGAC GATGGTTGAAGATGTGATGTCTGTGTGTTCTCTGTT TGACACATTTAGGGTGAAGAAGTCTCCAAAGCGGTCTCCTCTGTCTGATCCGCCTTCTCAG GACCCCACTCCAGCTGCCACACCGGAAGCACCTCCAGTCTCTACCGTGGTCCACGCCACAGATGAGGAAAAGTTGGCCGTCACTAGCCAGAAGTGGACATGTATGACAGTGGACTTGGATGCTGACAAACAGGATTTCCCGCAGCCCTCAGACCTATCTAACTTTGTAAATGAGACCAAATTCAATTCACCCTCGGAGGGTAAGCAACTCAGTGGCCAGCCAGACCCACACCTTGCCTTGGAGAATACTGACCCTAGGGGGCAAAGACCCAGAAAAGATTCTTGCCAGCCAG agctggACTACAGAAACTCCTATGAAATTGAATACATGGAAAAGCTTGGCTCCTCCTTACCT CAGGACGATGACACTCCGAAGAAGCAGGCCTTGTACCTTATGTTTGACACCCCTCAGGAGAGCCCCGTCAAGTCTCCTCCGGTCCGGATGTCGGATTCCCCAACTCCATGTTCAGG GTCGAGTTTTGAGGACACCGAAGCCCTGGTGAATGCAACAGCAAAGCTCCAGCATCCAGTCCCTAGAGGGCTGGCCTCCAATCAGGAGCCTCTCTTGCAGCTGCCGGAAAAATCCTCCCAGAAGGAGCTGGAGGCCATGGCCTTGGGCACCCCCGCAGAAGCAATTGAAATC ACAGCTCCAGAGGGTGCCTTTGCCTCTGCAGATGCCCTCCTCAGCAGGCTGGCCCATCCTGCTTCTCTCTGTGGTGCACTTGGCTATCTGGAGCCTGATTTAGCAGAAAAGAACCCCCCAGTATTTGCCCAGAAACTTCAG GAGGAATTAGAGTTTGCTGTCATGCGGATAGAAGCCTTGAAGCTGGCCAGGCAGATCGCCCTGGCTTCTCGCAGCCGCCAGGACACCAAG AGGGAAGCCACTCACCCACCAGATGTCTCCATCTCCAAAACTACCTTGTACTCCCGCATCGGGCCCACCGAGGTGGAGAAACCCCCAGGCCTTCTGTTCCAGCAGCCAGACCTGGACTCTGCACTCCAAGTTGCCAGAGCAGAG GTCATCGCCAAGGAGAGAGAAGTCTCAGAGTGGAGGGATAAATATGAAGAAAGCCGGCGGGAAGTGGTAGAAATGAG GAAAATCGTGGCTGAATACGAGAAGACCATCGCACAGATGATCG AGGATGAACAGAGAGAGAAGTCCATCTCCCACCAAACCGTGCAGCagctggtgctggagaaggagcaagccctggctgacctgaactCTGTGGAGAAGTCTCTGGCTGACCTCTTCAGGCGATACGAGAAGATGAAGGAGGTGCTGGAAGGCTTtcgaaag AATGAGGAGGTGCTGAAGAAGTGTGCACAGGAGTACCTGTCCCGCGTGAAGAAAGAGGAGCAGAGGTACCAGGCCCTGAAGGTGCATGCAGAAGAGAAACTGGACAG AGCCAATGCAGAGATTGCCCAGGTTCGAGGCAAGGCCCAGCAGGAGCAGGCGGCCTACCAGGCTAGCCTGAGGAAGGAGCAGCTTCGAGTGGATGCTCTAGAAAGAACGCTGGAGCAGAAG
- the Tacc2 gene encoding transforming acidic coiled-coil-containing protein 2 isoform X30 has protein sequence MGGSQSLQPAPASDLNLEVSEAMSSDSEEAFETPESTTPVKAPPAPPPPPPEVTPEPEVIEPPAPEEPGCISEPVVVPDGPRSESVEGSPFRPSHSSSAVFDEDKPIASSGTYNLDFDSIELVDNFQSLEPCSADYKGQECKVSTRRKSTESVPPSKTTLSRSLSLQASDFDGASCPGSPEAGTLATDACGTGSNSASSTLKRTKKTRPPSLKKKQATKKPTETPPVKETQQEPGEESPVPSEEHLAPETKTESATPEGTGCTLSEETSLESAAVPTATCPLTLESVEDVSPLVSGGGRVQNSPPVGRKSVPLTTASEAVEVTLPDGGGQEDLPAKGLSVRLEFDYSEDKGSWESQQENAPPTKKIGKKPVAKMPLRRPKLKKTPEKLDNTPASPPRSPAEPSDIPIAKGTYTFDIDKWDDPNFNPFSSTSKMQESPTLSQQSYNFDPDACEESLDPFKASSKTPSSPSKSPASFEIPASTIEADGDGLNKPAKKKKTPLKTMVEDVMSVCSLFDTFRVKKSPKRSPLSDPPSQDPTPAATPEAPPVSTVVHATDEEKLAVTSQKWTCMTVDLDADKQDFPQPSDLSNFVNETKFNSPSEELDYRNSYEIEYMEKLGSSLPQDDDTPKKQALYLMFDTPQESPVKSPPVRMSDSPTPCSGSSFEDTEALVNATAKLQHPVPRGLASNQEPLLQLPEKSSQKELEAMALGTPAEAIEITAPEGAFASADALLSRLAHPASLCGALGYLEPDLAEKNPPVFAQKLQREATHPPDVSISKTTLYSRIGPTEVEKPPGLLFQQPDLDSALQVARAEVIAKEREVSEWRDKYEESRREVVEMRKIVAEYEKTIAQMIEDEQREKSISHQTVQQLVLEKEQALADLNSVEKSLADLFRRYEKMKEVLEGFRKNEEVLKKCAQEYLSRVKKEEQRYQALKVHAEEKLDRANAEIAQVRGKAQQEQAAYQASLRKEQLRVDALERTLEQKNKEIEELTKICDELIAKMGKS, from the exons GAGTTCCGACTCTGAGGAAGCCTTTGAGACCCCCGAGTCAACAACCCCTGTCAAAGCTCCACcagctcctccccctccaccccctgaAGTCACCCCGGAGCCTGAGGTCATCGAACCACCAGCCCCAGAAGAACCAG GATGCATTTCTGAGCCGGTCGTGGTTCCCGATGGCCCTCGCAGCGAGTCCGTGGAAGGAAGCCCTTTCCGTCCTTCGCACTCCTCCTCGGCGGTGTTCGATGAAGACAAGCCGATAGCCAGCAGCGGGACATACAACTTAGACTTTGACAGCATCGAGCTGGTGGATAACTTTCAGAGTTTGGAGCCATGCTCTGCCGACTATAAGGGTCAGGAGTGTAAGGTGAGCACGCGGAGGAAATCCACCGAGTCCGTGCCACCCTCCAAGACCACGCTGTCCCGCTCGCTCAGCCTGCAAGCCAGCGACTTCGACGGTGCTTCGTGCCCCGGCAGCCCGGAAGCTGGGACCCTTGCCACAGATGCGTGTGGCACAGGATCCAACAGTGCTTCTAGCACCCTTAAGCGAACTAAAAAAACACGGCCACcttccttaaaaaagaaacaagctacCAAGAAACCCACAGAAACCCCCCCAGTGAAGGAGACCCAACAGGAGCCAGGTGAAGAGAGTCCGGTGCCCAGTGAGGAACACTTAGcaccagagacaaagacagaatcgGCCACACCTGAGGGCACTGGTTGCACCTTGTCAGAAGAGACATCTCTGGAGTCTGCTGCTGTGCCCACAGCTACCTGTCCTCTGACTTTGGAGAGTGTGGAAGACGTTAGCCCTCTGGTTTCTGGAGGTGGCAGAGTGCAGAACTCACCCCCTGTGGGGAGGAAATCAGTGCCTCTTACCACAGCCTCTGAGGCAGTGGAGGTGACGCTGCCGGACGGTGGGGGGCAAGAGGACTTGCCTGCCAAAGGGCTGTCAGTGAGGCTGGAGTTTGACTACTCTGAGGACAAGGGAAGTTGGGAGAGTCAGCAGGAGAACGCCCCTCCCACCAAAAAGATAGGCAAGAAGCCAGTTGCCAAAATGCCCCTAAGGAGGCCAAAGCTGAAAAAGACCCCAGAGAAACTGGACaacactcctgcctcacctccaaGGTCCCCTGCTGAACCCAGTGACATCCCTATTGCTAAAGGTACCTACACCTTTGATATAGACAAGTGGGATGACCCCAATTTTAACCCTTTTTCCTCCACCTCGAAAATGCAAGAGTCTCCCACACTGTCCCAACAATCGTACAACTTTGACCCCGACGCCTGTGAAGAGTCCCTTGACCCCTTTAAGGCATCCTCTAAGACCCCCAGTTCACCttctaaatccccagcctctttCGAGATCCCAGCCAGCACCATCGAAGCGGACGGGGATGGGTTGAATAAACCCGCCAAGAAGAAGAAGACTCCATTGAAGAC GATGGTTGAAGATGTGATGTCTGTGTGTTCTCTGTT TGACACATTTAGGGTGAAGAAGTCTCCAAAGCGGTCTCCTCTGTCTGATCCGCCTTCTCAG GACCCCACTCCAGCTGCCACACCGGAAGCACCTCCAGTCTCTACCGTGGTCCACGCCACAGATGAGGAAAAGTTGGCCGTCACTAGCCAGAAGTGGACATGTATGACAGTGGACTTGGATGCTGACAAACAGGATTTCCCGCAGCCCTCAGACCTATCTAACTTTGTAAATGAGACCAAATTCAATTCACCCTCGGAGG agctggACTACAGAAACTCCTATGAAATTGAATACATGGAAAAGCTTGGCTCCTCCTTACCT CAGGACGATGACACTCCGAAGAAGCAGGCCTTGTACCTTATGTTTGACACCCCTCAGGAGAGCCCCGTCAAGTCTCCTCCGGTCCGGATGTCGGATTCCCCAACTCCATGTTCAGG GTCGAGTTTTGAGGACACCGAAGCCCTGGTGAATGCAACAGCAAAGCTCCAGCATCCAGTCCCTAGAGGGCTGGCCTCCAATCAGGAGCCTCTCTTGCAGCTGCCGGAAAAATCCTCCCAGAAGGAGCTGGAGGCCATGGCCTTGGGCACCCCCGCAGAAGCAATTGAAATC ACAGCTCCAGAGGGTGCCTTTGCCTCTGCAGATGCCCTCCTCAGCAGGCTGGCCCATCCTGCTTCTCTCTGTGGTGCACTTGGCTATCTGGAGCCTGATTTAGCAGAAAAGAACCCCCCAGTATTTGCCCAGAAACTTCAG AGGGAAGCCACTCACCCACCAGATGTCTCCATCTCCAAAACTACCTTGTACTCCCGCATCGGGCCCACCGAGGTGGAGAAACCCCCAGGCCTTCTGTTCCAGCAGCCAGACCTGGACTCTGCACTCCAAGTTGCCAGAGCAGAG GTCATCGCCAAGGAGAGAGAAGTCTCAGAGTGGAGGGATAAATATGAAGAAAGCCGGCGGGAAGTGGTAGAAATGAG GAAAATCGTGGCTGAATACGAGAAGACCATCGCACAGATGATCG AGGATGAACAGAGAGAGAAGTCCATCTCCCACCAAACCGTGCAGCagctggtgctggagaaggagcaagccctggctgacctgaactCTGTGGAGAAGTCTCTGGCTGACCTCTTCAGGCGATACGAGAAGATGAAGGAGGTGCTGGAAGGCTTtcgaaag AATGAGGAGGTGCTGAAGAAGTGTGCACAGGAGTACCTGTCCCGCGTGAAGAAAGAGGAGCAGAGGTACCAGGCCCTGAAGGTGCATGCAGAAGAGAAACTGGACAG AGCCAATGCAGAGATTGCCCAGGTTCGAGGCAAGGCCCAGCAGGAGCAGGCGGCCTACCAGGCTAGCCTGAGGAAGGAGCAGCTTCGAGTGGATGCTCTAGAAAGAACGCTGGAGCAGAAG
- the Tacc2 gene encoding transforming acidic coiled-coil-containing protein 2 isoform X23 translates to MGGSQSLQPAPASDLNLEVSEAMSSDSEEAFETPESTTPVKAPPAPPPPPPEVTPEPEVIEPPAPEEPGCISEPVVVPDGPRSESVEGSPFRPSHSSSAVFDEDKPIASSGTYNLDFDSIELVDNFQSLEPCSADYKGQECKVSTRRKSTESVPPSKTTLSRSLSLQASDFDGASCPGSPEAGTLATDACGTGSNSASSTLKRTKKTRPPSLKKKQATKKPTETPPVKETQQEPGEESPVPSEEHLAPETKTESATPEGTGCTLSEETSLESAAVPTATCPLTLESVEDVSPLVSGGGRVQNSPPVGRKSVPLTTASEAVEVTLPDGGGQEDLPAKGLSVRLEFDYSEDKGSWESQQENAPPTKKIGKKPVAKMPLRRPKLKKTPEKLDNTPASPPRSPAEPSDIPIAKGTYTFDIDKWDDPNFNPFSSTSKMQESPTLSQQSYNFDPDACEESLDPFKASSKTPSSPSKSPASFEIPASTIEADGDGLNKPAKKKKTPLKTDTFRVKKSPKRSPLSDPPSQDPTPAATPEAPPVSTVVHATDEEKLAVTSQKWTCMTVDLDADKQDFPQPSDLSNFVNETKFNSPSEGKQLSGQPDPHLALENTDPRGQRPRKDSCQPELDYRNSYEIEYMEKLGSSLPQDDDTPKKQALYLMFDTPQESPVKSPPVRMSDSPTPCSGSSFEDTEALVNATAKLQHPVPRGLASNQEPLLQLPEKSSQKELEAMALGTPAEAIEITAPEGAFASADALLSRLAHPASLCGALGYLEPDLAEKNPPVFAQKLQEELEFAVMRIEALKLARQIALASRSRQDTKREATHPPDVSISKTTLYSRIGPTEVEKPPGLLFQQPDLDSALQVARAEVIAKEREVSEWRDKYEESRREVVEMRKIVAEYEKTIAQMIEDEQREKSISHQTVQQLVLEKEQALADLNSVEKSLADLFRRYEKMKEVLEGFRKNEEVLKKCAQEYLSRVKKEEQRYQALKVHAEEKLDRANAEIAQVRGKAQQEQAAYQASLRKEQLRVDALERTLEQKNKEIEELTKICDELIAKMGKS, encoded by the exons GAGTTCCGACTCTGAGGAAGCCTTTGAGACCCCCGAGTCAACAACCCCTGTCAAAGCTCCACcagctcctccccctccaccccctgaAGTCACCCCGGAGCCTGAGGTCATCGAACCACCAGCCCCAGAAGAACCAG GATGCATTTCTGAGCCGGTCGTGGTTCCCGATGGCCCTCGCAGCGAGTCCGTGGAAGGAAGCCCTTTCCGTCCTTCGCACTCCTCCTCGGCGGTGTTCGATGAAGACAAGCCGATAGCCAGCAGCGGGACATACAACTTAGACTTTGACAGCATCGAGCTGGTGGATAACTTTCAGAGTTTGGAGCCATGCTCTGCCGACTATAAGGGTCAGGAGTGTAAGGTGAGCACGCGGAGGAAATCCACCGAGTCCGTGCCACCCTCCAAGACCACGCTGTCCCGCTCGCTCAGCCTGCAAGCCAGCGACTTCGACGGTGCTTCGTGCCCCGGCAGCCCGGAAGCTGGGACCCTTGCCACAGATGCGTGTGGCACAGGATCCAACAGTGCTTCTAGCACCCTTAAGCGAACTAAAAAAACACGGCCACcttccttaaaaaagaaacaagctacCAAGAAACCCACAGAAACCCCCCCAGTGAAGGAGACCCAACAGGAGCCAGGTGAAGAGAGTCCGGTGCCCAGTGAGGAACACTTAGcaccagagacaaagacagaatcgGCCACACCTGAGGGCACTGGTTGCACCTTGTCAGAAGAGACATCTCTGGAGTCTGCTGCTGTGCCCACAGCTACCTGTCCTCTGACTTTGGAGAGTGTGGAAGACGTTAGCCCTCTGGTTTCTGGAGGTGGCAGAGTGCAGAACTCACCCCCTGTGGGGAGGAAATCAGTGCCTCTTACCACAGCCTCTGAGGCAGTGGAGGTGACGCTGCCGGACGGTGGGGGGCAAGAGGACTTGCCTGCCAAAGGGCTGTCAGTGAGGCTGGAGTTTGACTACTCTGAGGACAAGGGAAGTTGGGAGAGTCAGCAGGAGAACGCCCCTCCCACCAAAAAGATAGGCAAGAAGCCAGTTGCCAAAATGCCCCTAAGGAGGCCAAAGCTGAAAAAGACCCCAGAGAAACTGGACaacactcctgcctcacctccaaGGTCCCCTGCTGAACCCAGTGACATCCCTATTGCTAAAGGTACCTACACCTTTGATATAGACAAGTGGGATGACCCCAATTTTAACCCTTTTTCCTCCACCTCGAAAATGCAAGAGTCTCCCACACTGTCCCAACAATCGTACAACTTTGACCCCGACGCCTGTGAAGAGTCCCTTGACCCCTTTAAGGCATCCTCTAAGACCCCCAGTTCACCttctaaatccccagcctctttCGAGATCCCAGCCAGCACCATCGAAGCGGACGGGGATGGGTTGAATAAACCCGCCAAGAAGAAGAAGACTCCATTGAAGAC TGACACATTTAGGGTGAAGAAGTCTCCAAAGCGGTCTCCTCTGTCTGATCCGCCTTCTCAG GACCCCACTCCAGCTGCCACACCGGAAGCACCTCCAGTCTCTACCGTGGTCCACGCCACAGATGAGGAAAAGTTGGCCGTCACTAGCCAGAAGTGGACATGTATGACAGTGGACTTGGATGCTGACAAACAGGATTTCCCGCAGCCCTCAGACCTATCTAACTTTGTAAATGAGACCAAATTCAATTCACCCTCGGAGGGTAAGCAACTCAGTGGCCAGCCAGACCCACACCTTGCCTTGGAGAATACTGACCCTAGGGGGCAAAGACCCAGAAAAGATTCTTGCCAGCCAG agctggACTACAGAAACTCCTATGAAATTGAATACATGGAAAAGCTTGGCTCCTCCTTACCT CAGGACGATGACACTCCGAAGAAGCAGGCCTTGTACCTTATGTTTGACACCCCTCAGGAGAGCCCCGTCAAGTCTCCTCCGGTCCGGATGTCGGATTCCCCAACTCCATGTTCAGG GTCGAGTTTTGAGGACACCGAAGCCCTGGTGAATGCAACAGCAAAGCTCCAGCATCCAGTCCCTAGAGGGCTGGCCTCCAATCAGGAGCCTCTCTTGCAGCTGCCGGAAAAATCCTCCCAGAAGGAGCTGGAGGCCATGGCCTTGGGCACCCCCGCAGAAGCAATTGAAATC ACAGCTCCAGAGGGTGCCTTTGCCTCTGCAGATGCCCTCCTCAGCAGGCTGGCCCATCCTGCTTCTCTCTGTGGTGCACTTGGCTATCTGGAGCCTGATTTAGCAGAAAAGAACCCCCCAGTATTTGCCCAGAAACTTCAG GAGGAATTAGAGTTTGCTGTCATGCGGATAGAAGCCTTGAAGCTGGCCAGGCAGATCGCCCTGGCTTCTCGCAGCCGCCAGGACACCAAG AGGGAAGCCACTCACCCACCAGATGTCTCCATCTCCAAAACTACCTTGTACTCCCGCATCGGGCCCACCGAGGTGGAGAAACCCCCAGGCCTTCTGTTCCAGCAGCCAGACCTGGACTCTGCACTCCAAGTTGCCAGAGCAGAG GTCATCGCCAAGGAGAGAGAAGTCTCAGAGTGGAGGGATAAATATGAAGAAAGCCGGCGGGAAGTGGTAGAAATGAG GAAAATCGTGGCTGAATACGAGAAGACCATCGCACAGATGATCG AGGATGAACAGAGAGAGAAGTCCATCTCCCACCAAACCGTGCAGCagctggtgctggagaaggagcaagccctggctgacctgaactCTGTGGAGAAGTCTCTGGCTGACCTCTTCAGGCGATACGAGAAGATGAAGGAGGTGCTGGAAGGCTTtcgaaag AATGAGGAGGTGCTGAAGAAGTGTGCACAGGAGTACCTGTCCCGCGTGAAGAAAGAGGAGCAGAGGTACCAGGCCCTGAAGGTGCATGCAGAAGAGAAACTGGACAG AGCCAATGCAGAGATTGCCCAGGTTCGAGGCAAGGCCCAGCAGGAGCAGGCGGCCTACCAGGCTAGCCTGAGGAAGGAGCAGCTTCGAGTGGATGCTCTAGAAAGAACGCTGGAGCAGAAG